Proteins encoded within one genomic window of Gadus macrocephalus chromosome 16, ASM3116895v1:
- the LOC132474534 gene encoding E3 ubiquitin-protein ligase RNF183: MTRDDMMAEVEAAPPRRDHQPPFPYEEYECKICYNYFDLDRRAPKLLECVHTFCEQCLTALHLREERPWRVSCPVCRHRTPVPDYRIQNLPNNTKVTEDFPLYMDSDPLPQDALPLYPPPLHPALVALRREEEVSGGGQATPSSTTTSDPVSTATTLSRDSVRDYDSCQSCKRVALTTGCVCVVFSFLSMLVLLFMGLIFVHSHGSPPSPAGPICLSVASILAMFSVVVTWLICWLKYRPAEHETGGRATATNSSRRNA; encoded by the coding sequence ATGACCAGGGATGACATGATGGCGGAGGTAGAGGCAGCGCCCCCCCGCCGGGACCATCAGCCCCCATTCCCCTACGAGGAGTACGAGTGCAAGATCTGCTACAACTACTTCGACCTGGACCGCCGCGCGCCCAAGCTGCTGGAGTGCGTGCACACCTTCTGCGAGCAGTGTCTCACCGCGCTGCACCTGCGCGAAGAGCGGCCGTGGCGCGTCAGCTGCCCGGTGTGCCGCCACCGGACGCCCGTGCCGGACTACCGCATCCAGAACCTGCCCAACAACACCAAGGTGACAGAGGACTTCCCGCTCTACATGGACTCGGACCCCCTGCCGCAAGACGCCTTGCCGCTCTACCCGCCCCCGCTGCACCCGGCCCTGGTGGCGCTgcggcgggaggaggaggtgtccgGCGGTGGCCaggccaccccctcctccaccaccacctccgacCCCGTGTCAACTGCCACCACCCTCTCGCGGGACTCGGTGCGAGACTACGACAGCTGCCAGAGCTGTAAGCGCGTGGCGCTGACCACGGGCTGCGTGTGCGTCGTCTTCTCCTTCCTGTCCATGCTCGTGCTGCTCTTCATGGGCCTGATCTTCGTGCACAGCCAcggcagccccccctccccggccgGGCCCATCTGCCTGTCCGTGGCCAGCATCCTCGCCATGTTCTCCGTGGTGGTCACGTGGCTCATATGCTGGCTCAAATACAGACCCGCCGAGCACGAGACGGGGGGGCGCGCGACCGCCACCAACAGCTCCCGGAG